The following coding sequences lie in one Loxodonta africana isolate mLoxAfr1 chromosome X, mLoxAfr1.hap2, whole genome shotgun sequence genomic window:
- the LOC135228929 gene encoding melanoma-associated antigen B17-like — MPRGHKSKLRAREKRRQAQGGLPRAPLLLALPRGLRKPQPPPLLLQVFRAEELLEGPRAKFLLSKYKMQERITKGKMMKIINQRYKEHFPEILRRTSEYIELAFGLDVKEADSKGQSYALVSKLEITEEENLSGGRGFPKTGLLMPLLAMISMNGNRATEEKMWEFLNMVGMYDGKTHFIFGEPRKLITKDLVQAEYLEYRQVPNSDPPCYEFLWGPRAQAEASKTKVLEFLAKVKDTNSSAFQALYK, encoded by the exons ATGCCTCGTGGTCATAAGAGTAAGCTCCGCGCCCGCGAGAAACGTCGCCAGGCCCAAG GGGGCCTCCCCAGAGCTCCCCTGCTGCTCGCACTCCCCAGGGGTCTCAGAAAGCCCCAGCCACCACCACTGCTGCTGCAGGTGTTTCGGGCCGAAGAGCTCCTAGAGGGGCCGAGGGCCAAG TTTCTGCTGTCAAAGTATAAAATGCAAGAGCGCATTACGaagggaaaaatgatgaagatcatcaaCCAAAGGTACAAAGAGCACTTCCCTGAGATCCTGAGGAGAACCTCTGAGTACATAGAGCTGGCCTTTGGCCTTGACGTGAAGGAAGCTGACTCCAAAGGTCAATCCTATGCCCTTGTCAGCAAGCTGGAGATCACCGAGGAAGAGAATCTGAGTGGCGGCAGGGGGTTTCCCAAGACCGGGCTTCTGATGCCTCTCCTGGCCATGATCTCCATGAATGGCAACCGGGCCACCGAGGAAAAGATGTGGGAATTCCTGAATATGGTTGGGATGTACGATGGGAAGACGCACTTCATCTTTGGGGAGCCCCGGAAGCTCATCACCAAAGATTTGGTGCAGGCAGAGTACCTGGAGTACCGGCAGGTGCCCAACAGTGATCCTCCATGCTACGAATTCCTGTGGGGTCCCAGAGCCCAAGCTGAAGCCAGCAAGACAAAAGTCCTGGAGTTTCTGGCCAAGGTCAAAGATACCAACTCCAGTGCCTTCCAAGCCCTGTATAAATAA